From one Candidatus Acididesulfobacter guangdongensis genomic stretch:
- a CDS encoding uracil-DNA glycosylase yields MSGKLKISVEQYKGSFAFDTAVSECYIDGACEENLTENTAAIQYCTAGQDISLPPLKLKSTENSEKGEALKKLRDYKINNCIKCGLSKERNLIVFGEGNADSDLMFIGEAPGADEDKTGRPFIGKAGQLLTKIIESINLKRESVYIANIIKCRPPGNRNPEQNEIESCSPFLREQIDIIKPKIICTLGKFSTMFIFNEISNAAGAANIEFEKIGSHRGKIYNYKNIKVIPTYHPSYLLRNPSAKKDVWEDMKLIRGLLSEYI; encoded by the coding sequence ATGAGCGGAAAACTTAAAATATCGGTAGAGCAATATAAAGGCAGTTTTGCGTTTGATACGGCAGTTAGTGAGTGTTATATTGACGGAGCATGCGAGGAAAATCTTACGGAGAATACGGCTGCAATACAGTATTGTACGGCAGGTCAGGATATTTCGCTTCCGCCGTTAAAGTTAAAAAGCACGGAAAATTCAGAGAAAGGAGAAGCGCTAAAAAAGCTTAGGGACTATAAGATAAATAATTGTATAAAATGCGGGTTATCTAAAGAAAGAAATTTGATAGTATTCGGCGAAGGCAATGCCGATTCAGATTTAATGTTTATAGGGGAAGCCCCGGGAGCGGACGAAGATAAAACAGGAAGGCCTTTTATAGGAAAAGCGGGGCAATTATTAACCAAAATTATTGAATCTATTAATCTTAAACGGGAGAGCGTCTACATTGCAAATATAATAAAATGCAGACCGCCGGGCAATAGAAATCCCGAGCAGAATGAAATTGAAAGCTGCAGTCCGTTTTTACGGGAACAGATTGATATAATAAAGCCTAAAATCATATGCACCCTCGGAAAATTTTCAACTATGTTTATTTTTAATGAAATCAGCAATGCTGCCGGTGCAGCAAATATTGAATTCGAAAAAATAGGCAGTCATAGAGGTAAAATTTATAATTATAAAAATATAAAAGTTATACCTACTTATCATCCTTCTTATCTACTCAGAAATCCGTCGGCAAAAAAGGATGTCTGGGAAGATATGAAATTGATACGCGGCTTGCTATCGGAATATATATAG
- a CDS encoding indolepyruvate ferredoxin oxidoreductase subunit alpha codes for MANLFVDGKYGDRGIILGNEAIARGALEAGIGYASMYPGTPASEIIIALDKNKKNIKNIYTEFSLNEHISLHGAIGASWSGIRSLCAMKNVGLNVASEPAHFLAYTGVKAGLVLAIGSDPGAPSSSNEQDDRWYSLHTYMPIIEPSNIQEAKDFTKKAFDISEQFSFGIILMAPSRLCHNAGILHFGDCSDRDLISGNFKRDPENYLNLFNLAVKNHKKYLERNELLKKYVYNSELNMIIDAQISSAKSSRIGFISSGVIYSHLIEALNFINADYYKILKLGITFPLSEELIGKFLDNLDEVVIVEEAEGFLEFQIKKIAFEIGYHGKIHGKNVFKAYGELTIDDVIKGVTGFLGKAAPEYFTAAVNKSEILSDKIPQRMGTFCVGCPHRGTIYSILKASGYSNTGSKDRDVVIAGDIGCYTLGLLPPYNAMDWLTCMNSGLSIGQAISIADKSKKIIALVGDSTFYHSGIPVLMNAIQNNSNILYIILDNSWTAMTGHQKTPSTKTDIDGTPIPNSVNLKDLLKSLGVSYIKTVDPNSVKRFSVIIKEALKEKGLKVIIAKRECILQEERRKKIKNIKSKPENSSEIIYELQKERCVKCNECFVELACPAIQSAKENGINNGKEYYFIDPVSCVKCGVCYEVCPNSAIRKVEFNLHPSINPESQLCFLDNK; via the coding sequence ATGGCAAATTTGTTCGTTGACGGAAAATATGGCGATAGGGGTATAATCCTTGGTAATGAGGCAATTGCAAGAGGGGCGCTTGAAGCCGGAATCGGCTATGCATCAATGTATCCTGGGACTCCGGCTTCTGAAATTATTATTGCATTAGACAAAAATAAAAAAAATATAAAAAATATTTATACCGAATTCAGCTTGAATGAACATATTTCCCTGCATGGAGCAATAGGCGCTTCATGGTCGGGTATCAGGTCTTTATGCGCAATGAAGAATGTCGGTTTAAACGTCGCCAGTGAACCGGCGCATTTTCTGGCGTATACAGGGGTTAAAGCAGGGCTTGTTCTTGCTATAGGTTCAGACCCGGGAGCTCCCAGCAGTTCTAATGAGCAGGACGACAGATGGTATAGTCTGCATACGTACATGCCTATTATAGAGCCTTCAAATATACAGGAAGCTAAAGATTTTACAAAAAAAGCTTTCGATATTTCTGAACAGTTTTCTTTCGGAATTATACTCATGGCTCCTTCAAGATTGTGCCATAATGCAGGCATATTGCATTTTGGCGATTGTTCGGACAGAGATTTAATATCCGGAAATTTTAAAAGAGATCCTGAAAATTATCTTAATCTTTTTAATCTTGCCGTTAAGAATCATAAAAAATATCTTGAACGTAACGAACTCCTTAAAAAATATGTCTATAATTCTGAATTAAATATGATTATAGATGCGCAGATTAGTTCAGCGAAAAGTTCCAGAATAGGTTTTATTTCATCCGGCGTTATATACTCCCATTTGATAGAGGCATTGAATTTTATTAATGCGGATTATTATAAGATTTTAAAATTAGGGATTACTTTTCCTCTGTCGGAAGAACTTATAGGTAAGTTTTTAGATAATTTAGATGAAGTTGTTATTGTTGAAGAGGCAGAAGGTTTTTTAGAATTTCAAATTAAAAAAATAGCTTTCGAAATAGGCTATCATGGAAAAATCCACGGCAAAAATGTATTCAAAGCTTATGGAGAACTGACTATAGACGACGTTATTAAGGGCGTTACCGGTTTTTTAGGAAAGGCAGCCCCAGAGTATTTTACCGCAGCAGTTAATAAGTCGGAAATTCTTTCAGATAAAATCCCGCAGAGAATGGGAACTTTTTGCGTAGGATGTCCTCATCGCGGCACTATCTATTCAATTTTAAAAGCATCCGGATATTCTAATACCGGCTCTAAAGACAGAGATGTTGTTATAGCAGGCGATATAGGATGCTACACACTCGGACTATTGCCGCCGTATAATGCTATGGATTGGCTAACCTGCATGAATTCAGGATTAAGCATAGGGCAGGCTATCAGTATAGCAGACAAGAGCAAAAAAATAATAGCGTTAGTCGGGGACTCAACTTTTTATCATTCCGGAATACCTGTTCTTATGAACGCAATTCAGAACAATTCAAATATCTTATATATTATTCTTGATAACAGCTGGACTGCAATGACGGGGCATCAGAAAACCCCTTCAACTAAAACTGATATTGACGGAACCCCTATTCCTAATTCTGTTAATTTAAAAGATTTGCTTAAATCGCTTGGCGTTTCGTATATTAAAACCGTTGACCCTAACAGCGTAAAAAGATTCAGCGTTATCATAAAAGAAGCGCTGAAGGAAAAAGGGCTCAAAGTTATAATTGCTAAGCGTGAATGTATTCTCCAGGAAGAAAGAAGAAAAAAAATAAAAAATATTAAATCTAAACCGGAAAATAGTTCTGAAATTATATATGAATTACAAAAAGAACGCTGCGTTAAGTGCAATGAATGTTTTGTTGAATTGGCGTGTCCTGCAATTCAGTCGGCAAAAGAAAACGGTATTAATAATGGTAAAGAATATTATTTTATAGACCCTGTTTCATGCGTTAAATGCGGCGTGTGTTACGAAGTATGCCCTAACAGCGCTATAAGGAAAGTAGAATTCAATCTGCATCCGTCAATAAATCCTGAATCGCAGCTATGTTTTCTTGATAATAAATAA